The stretch of DNA CTCGCAGCCAAGGGCGTCGAGGTGCTCGACAGCACCGATGAAGGCTACGGCAAGTTTGCCTGGCTGCTCGATCCGGACGGCGTAAAGATCGAACTGTGGCAACAGGTCGCAGCGCCCGAATAGAGTCAGCGCGTTAGTCAAAAATTAACCATACTTGGACATGTTCCAAGCATGCGACCGCATCCTGCCCTGATCCTTCCTCTCCTCCTGTCGGTGGCGGGATGCGGCGCTGTACCGGAGAGCCGTGAGTCACACCGGGTCAATCGCGAAGCGGGGGTCCCGATGGTCGCGCAAATGCAGCCCGAAGCGCAGCAATGCCACGCGCAGCTCGGCAAGACCGGCTCGAGCTTTGCGCCCCTGCCCGACAAGTTCTACGGCGCGGGTTGTTCGGCACTCAATGCGGTCAAGCTTGATCGCATCGGCGGTGACCGGGGCGAATTCGCGATTACCAACCTTGGCCCCCTGGCCTGCCCGGCAGCCAATACGCTGGCCAGCTGGGCGCGCTTCGGCGTGGACCGTGCCGCACGCCAGATCATGGGCAGCCCGCTTTCCCGGATCGAGACCATGGGCAGCTATTCCTGCCGCAATGTTGCCGGAACCGCCCGTCTCTCGGCGCATGCGCGGGCCGAAGCGATCGACATCGCTGCCTTCGTGCTGGAAGACGGGCGAAGGATATCGGTACTCGATGGCTGGAATGCTTCGCCAAAGGAGCGTGAGTTTCTGCGGACGGTCCATGAAAGCGCCTGCAAGCGCTTCGGCACGGTGCTCGGCCCCGATTACAACTCGGCGCACCGCAATCATTTGCATCTGGAGTTCGGCGGCAATTCCTACTGCCGCTGAGTTGATTGGCAGCTCCGCCTAGTTGGGCCTTCAGCCGGCCAGCGCCCGGAGGCGGTCGGCAAGGTGGGCACCTTTCTTGGACCGGGCGGTGCCACCGGTAGTCGGTGCCAGCCCTCGACGGCGAGCTTCCGACCGGAACTGAGCAGAGCCCAAGTGGCGCGCGACCGATCCGACCGATCGGCAGCGCCAGTCCGCATAGGCGTCGGCTTCCGTCGCTATGCGTTGAATCGTGGCCGCTAGACGCTCTTCGTTCAGCGGCAGCCGCAAGTAGTCAAGCGCTCCGGCCTTTATCGCCTGCGCCACGCAGGCTGGTCGCGGTTCGAACGATGTGCCTACCACCGGCAACCATATCCCTTCGACAGCCAGCACCCTAAGGACTTGCGTCACACCGCCAGCTTCGTGATCGTCGAACGCAAGGATAACGCCGCTATCAGGAGCACGTACGACCAGTTCGGCCGTATCGGCATAGATCTCGCAATCGAAGCCCAGCCGGAAGCACAGGTGGACCTGATCCGCCCGGGCGTGGATTGAACCACCAACGATGTGGAGGGTCCGTGCCTGTTCCATGTGCAGGAACTTGCCGCAATTCCGCGCGGTTCGAAATTCGTGGCAATACGTATAGCCAGGTAAACTTCCTGGCGTGGCCAAATGGCCGATCGCGCAGCCCTAGCCCCGGCTTCGGGGCGGCCCGAGCACCCTATCCTTCCTCACGGTTGAAGCTGTAGTTGGGCAAGGAATGGAACGCGTTCTTCAGCGCATCGCCCCAGTTGGAGGAGATTGCCTGGAAATAGGGATCGTCGGCCATCACGCGATGCTGGTGTGTGGGAGCGAAGCTATCGCGTTCGATGACCTGCAGGTCGAGTGGGAGGCCGACCGAGAGGTTCGCCTTGAGCGTCGAATCGAAGCTGACCATGAGCAGCTTCACACCATCTTCCAGCGTCATCGACCGGTCATAGCCGCGCAGTATGATCGGGCGCCCGTACTTGGTCTCACCGATCTGGAAGAACGGGGTATCCTGGCTCGCTTCGATGAAGTTCCCTTCGGGATAGACCATGAACAGTCGCGGCTCCATTCCCGCAATCTGCCCGGCAACGATCATGGATGCGGTGAAGCGCCCCTGCCCCCGTTCGCCGTGGGCACCCTGGCTCTCGGTAATCGTCGAACGCAGCAACCGGCCAACTTCGGTCGCCACCTGGAACATGGTGGGACTTTCCAGCAGCACGTTGAAGCGCTCGTCCGGCTCCTTGGTTCGCTCTTCAAGTTGGCTGATCACGGCCTGCGTCGACGCGAGGTTCCCTGCCGCCAGCAAGGTAATGATGCGCTCGCCCGGCACAGACCAGGTGAACATCTTGCGGAAGGTGGAGATATTGTCGACGCCTGAATTGGTGCGCGTGTCGCTCATCAACACGAGCCCTTGGTCGAGCATCATCCCCACGCAATAGGTCATCGATTCGTATCCCCGGCAGCTATTGCTGCTGCCCTTGCTTCTGTTCGACCGCCACGTCCACCTCGAGCACGGTGGAAGCCGTACCGAAGCTGATCCCGGTCACCGGCGCCGCATCGCGATAATCGCGACCAGTGGCGACCCGGACATAGCGCGCATCCGGGCTTATCCCATTCGACACGTCGAAACCAACCCAGCCGAGCCCTTCGACAAAGGCCTCCGTCCAGGCGTGGCCGGCGTCCTGCTGCACCCGATCGTTCATCATCAGGTAGCCGCTGACATAGCGTGAAGGGATCCCCAGCGAACGGGCGATACCGATGAAGATATGCGCATGATCCTGGCACACGCCGCCGCCAAGCGCGAAGGCCTCTTCACCGGTGGTTCGGGCATGGGTCGAACCGGTCTGGTACGCGACCTGTTCGAGGATCGCGCCGGACAGGCGATGAAGCAGCTCAATCCGGTCACCGCCGGCATCACCTATTTCTCGCGCCAGTCGGCGCATCGCCGCCCCGGGGCGCGTCAATCGGGTCTGGCCGCAAAAACTCCACAAGGGCAGGTGCCCGGCATGACGCCCGATAACGCCGGCGTGATCATGCGTATCGACGGTCCCGTGGCACGCCACCGTCACCTCCTGTGCACCCTTTTCGACCGAAACCAGTGTCACGGTGTTGTGGTTCTGGTCTTCGTAAGTCAGCTCCGGGTGGGCATTCTCATATTCCATGTGCCACTCGACGATTTCCTGACCCTGCGTTTCCTTGGGCGTCAACCGCAGCCGCTGCAGCGCATGCACGACCGGGGCATCGAAACGGTAGCGGGTGGTATGGCGGATCGCGAGGCGCATCAGGCAAGGAACCGGAAATCACGCGCAATCGCATCGGCGATGGCGGCATTGCAGGACATGAACTCGATCAGGAACTCGTGCAGGCCTTGGTCGAATATCTCGTCGATCCCCAGGCTCGACAGACGCGTGTCGGCATCGCGCATCAGCGCGTGGCAGTCCCCCTCTTGGCCATGCAGCCGGGCCAAGGCCGCCAGATTTTCGCGCAGCGCCGCATGGCAAAATGCGAGGCTGCGCGGGAAACGATCGTCGAGGATCAGGAATTCGCAAATCCCGCGCGCATCGATCTGCCCGGCATTGAGCCAGCGAAAGGCGCGGTCGCCTGAAACCGAACGCAGGACCTGGTCCCATTGCCCGGTGTCGAGGCTCGACCCGACGTAGGACAGCGAGGGCAACAGCAGGTAGTATTTGACGTCGAGAATGCGCGCCACGCTATCCGCCCGCTCGATAAAGGTGCCGGCGCGTGCAAAGTGATAGCCTTCCTCGCGCAGCATCGACCCCGCCATGGCACCATGCGCCAGCGTCCCTGCCCGGCGCACCGTCGCCACCGTCTCAAGCACCCGGTTCTCGCCCACCGGGCGGGCAAGCTGGTCCTTCATGAGCAGCCAGCTTTCGTTGATCGCCTCCCACAATTCGGTGGTGATGGCATTGCGCACGAGGCGAGCGTTGTGGCGGACCTGGCCGAACATCGCGAGCACCGACTTGGGATTGTCCCGGTCGCGCAGGATATAGTTCCAGGCCTGCATGCCGGTGTAGGTACCGTTCTTCGCTTCATATCCAGCGCGCTGGCCAGTGGTGGCGAGAACCGATCGCCATTCCTCCTCGGCTGTCGCGATGTCGCGAGTGAGCGCCATGCGCAGGCCCGCATCAAGCAGGCGCGCGGTATTCTCCGCCCGCTCAAGATAGCGGAACATCCAGAACAAGCCATTGGCGGTGCGGCCTAGCATGTGCGCATCCCCACCATCAGTCCTTCAGCACCCAGGTATCCTTGGTGCCGCCTCCCTGCGAGGAATTGACCACCAGCGATCCCGGCTTGAGCGCGACACGCGTCAGCCCACCCGGGGTGATGTCAATGCGATCCGGCGAAACCAGCACGAAGGGTCGCAGGTCGACGTGGCGCGGGGCGAGCCCCTGCCGCGTGAATATGGGGCAGGTTGACAGCGCCAGGGTCGGTTGGGCGATATAGTTTTCCGGCCGCGCGATGATCTTCTTGCGAAATTCCTCGATCGTCTTCTTCGACGAGGTCGGCCCGATCAGCATTCCGTACCCGCCCGAACCGTGGACTTCCTTGACCACCAGCTCCGCAAGATTGTCGAGCACGTATTTGCAGGACTCCTCCTCCGCGCAGCGATGGGTTTCGACGTTGGGAAGGAGCGGTTTCTCGCCGGTGTAGAATTCGACGATCTCGGGCATGAACGAATAAATCGCCTTGTCGTCCGCCACGCCGGTACCGGGGGCGTTGGCGATGGTAATCTTGCCCGCGCGATAGACGTCCATGATACCCGGGACACCCAGCACGCTATCTTCGTTGAAGGTCATCGGATCGAGGTAGTCGTCATCGACCCTGCGATAGATAACGTCGACCGGCTGGTAGCCCGAGGTGGTCCGCATGGCCACGCGACCGTCGACCACGCGCAGGTCGGTCCCCTCAACCAGTTCGGCGCCCATCTGGTCGGCAAGGAAGGCATGCTCGAAATAGGCCGAATTGTAGATGCCCGGGGTCAGCACAGCGACGACCGGCTTGCCGTCGCTGCAGGACGGCGCGCAGGCGGCCAGGCTCTTGGCGAGCCGGCGCGGGTAGTCGGAGACGCTTTCGATCCCCATCCGCATGAACAGCTCTGGGAACATTGCCATCATGGTTTCGCGGTTCTCGAGCATGTAGCTCACGCCGGACGGGGTGCGGGCATTGTCTTCCAGCACGAAGAACTCGTCCGGCCCGGTTCGCACCAGGTCGATACCGACGATATGCGTATAGACCCCGCCTGGCGGCCGGAAGCCGACCATATTGGGCAGCCAGGCAGCGTTGTCGCGGAACAGCCGTTCCGGAATCCGGCCGGCACGGATGATCTCCTGGCGATGGTAAAGGTCATGCATGAAGGCGTTGAGCGCGCGCACGCGTTGCTCGATCCCCCGGGTCAGGCGGCGCCATTCATTCGCGGTGATGACCCGCGGAACCATGTCGAAAGGGATCAGCCGTTCTTCAGCCTCGTCCTGGCCATAAACGTTGAAGGTGATCCCGGTCTTGCGGAAGTTTGTCTCTGCTTCGGCATGCTTGCGCTTCAGCAGGCTTGTCTTCTGTTCATGGAACCAGCGGCAGTAATCTGAGTAGGCTTCGCGAACGCTTCCGTCGGCGTTGTGCATCTCGTCAAAATATCTGCCGTTGCCGGTCATTGTCCTCCTGGAGCCAGGTGCAGGTGCAGCAGTGATTCCGCACCTGCACACAGGACCACATGGAGTTAGGTGCGGTCAAGCTCCGTGAGTACGGCGGCGACCGCCCGATGGGTCAGCACCATGCCCATGTGCGAGCAGCGCACGGCGATCGCACGGTCTCGTTCGCCCGGCTTGCCGCAGGCCGAACGTGGATGGACCACTCCGTCACGCGGGCTCCAGAGCGCCACGGTTTCGACCGGCGGCTTTTCGGCGATGACCGTTTCGATCTCGGGTTCATCGACCCGATGACCGGCTATGGCCTGATAGGCGCGCCAGCCATTGTTGGCTCGCGGCGATCCAGAAAAGGGCGAACCCAGCGTAATCACCTTGGCGACCTTGTCCGGATGCGCCTTGGCCAATTCGCGCGCGATGACCCCGCCAAGGCTCCAGCCGACCAGCACGATCGGTTTACCCTCACGCTCGAACAGCGCGACCAGCCGTCGTTCGACTTGAGCCAGGCGATCGGCGGTGGCGCCCAGGTTTATGCCCAAACCCCACCGCTTGGTCCGGTGTCCTGCGCGCTCGAGCTGCCGCGCCATCCAGCGCATGCGAACGGCGCTGGAGCCAAAGCCGGGCAACAGCATGACCGTTTGCGGATCGCGCGCCGGGGCAAAAGCGGGCGCGCGCCTGAACTGTCGTGCAAGGATCTCAAAGGGCCAGAGGAACTCCCGCAGCAACAGCGGCAGGCGCGGTCCTCGCGCATCTTGAGGGTGCGGTTCGGCCGCGAGAGCCCAGCGCCGGGCGAGCTCCTCGCGGTCGATAATCGCCGTGTCTTTGAACGGTAACGTTGCCATCAAGGCGTAATAATGCGCGAAACCCGCAAATGGGTCCCGAAAAACCACCCGGTCACGGACTGGTCGCAGATGCTCGCCGCTCGTAGGTAGGCAATCAGCTGTCACACTCGCCGATGCGTTCCTGGTTCGACTTCATGGTCATCATCATCGCGTTGCCGTCAGGGCCTTTGGCATCGACTGTCATGGTCATTTGCGACGAGGTTCGGGTACCAGTTCCCTGCAAGGTCATCCGCGCCATACCCTTGCCATCGGCCTTGCAGTTCATGATTGCATCGATCTTGCCGCCCGCCGCATCGAACTTCTCGAAGCTGCAGTCTTCATCGTCCTGCGCCTGCTTGGCCATTTCCTCGAAGCCCCTCTCCGCTTCTTCCTTGGTCAAGCAATATTCGGTCGTGCGCGGTTCACTACCCATCATCTGCTTCATCATATCCTGCACGTCCTTGGGCGCGCCGGGCAGTTCCAGATTCACGAGTTGGACGGTGTTGCGGTACTTGCCCGGCTGGGGCTTCACGATCTCCTTGGACTTGTCGACCGCCTCCGACATCGTGATTTCCCCATCGCCGTCGGCATCCGCGCTTGGGCTGCCGCAGCCGACCAGGGCAAGCGTGGAGACGGCGGCAAGAATGAAACGGCGCATTGTGGGACTCCTCTTGGATCGAAAGGCGCGAGGCTAGCAGCGCGGAGGTGAACCGCAAGGCGACAAAAGAGGGCTCTTCGTGGAAGTCGCTTGACCTCAACCGCACTTGAGATTGCACAACGCGTCGAAAACCGCGCGATTCGGACCCATGACCTCGCGCTGGATGGAGAATAGAATGGACCGTCTTGCCCGTTTCGGCGCTGTCGCCGCGCTAATTGCCGGCGTCTTGGAAGTCGTCGCCCAGTTCATCACCCATGTTCCCGACAACGCCAGGCTCGAGGGGCTTTATGCGACGATCGACATTGCTTTCCTGATCGCCCTTGTGGCGTTGGTTGGACTGGCTGCAGGTCAGCTAGGCTGGACGGGCCTGGGGCTGCTGCTGCTCGCAATCGTCGGCGTGGCGAGTATCGTCGGACCGGACAAGACTGCCTTCGGCATAGATTTCTATCGCGTCGGCTCTGCGGTGTTCGTCCTGGCACTTGGCGCAGCCGCCCTGTCGCTGCAGCGAGTTGCCGAATACCGGCGCCCTGCGATTGCCTGGATTGGCGCGGCCTTGCTGGCGCTCGGAGCGGGCGCAAGCGGCGAACCGTTGGTCTTCCGCGCGACCAGCATGGTGCTGGCACTGGGGTTCATCCTGCTGGCACCGGCCCTGTGGCGCGGACCTAAAGCAGAATAGAGCCGCGAGCCCCATCCACCATTGCGGAACAAAACAAAAACTCCCATAAACCTGCGCATGGCCGAACTCGTTATCCGTCGCGGACTGGAGGAACCCGATACCTCCGGCGCCTTTGTCCCGCACAAGCCCGCGCGCCCCGACAAATCGATGGGTGGGCGGCCGTTCAAACTGGTCAGCGAGTATACGCCCTCGGGCGACCAGCCGACTGCCATCACCGAACTCGTCGCGGCTGCAAGGGAAGGCGAACAGACGCAGGTGCTGCTGGGCGTCACCGGTTCGGGCAAGACCTTCACCATGGCCAAGGTGATTGAAGAGATGCAGCGGCCGGCGCTGATTCTCGCACCCAACAAGATCCTCGCCGCGCAGCTCTATGGCGAGTTCAAGAGCTTCTTCCCGGAGAACGCGGTCGAATACTTCGTCAGCTATTACGACTACTACCAGCCGGAAGCCTATGTGCCCCGGTCGGATACCTATATCGAGAAAGAAAGCTCGGTGAACGAAGCAATCGACCGGATGCGCCATTCGGCCACCCGCGCGCTGCTCGAACGCGACGACGTCATCATCGTCGCTTCGGTCTCCTGCCTCTACGGTATCGGCTCGGTCGAAACCTATTCGGCGATGATCTTCGACCTGAAACAGGGCGACACGGTCGACCAGCGCGAGATCATCCGCAAGCTCGTCGCCTTGCAGTACAAGCGCAATGACGCAGCCTTTGCGCGCGGCAACTTCCGAGTGCGCGGCGACAGTCTCGAGATTTTCCCGTCGCACTACGAGGACATGGCCTGGCGGGTGTCATTCTTCGGCGACGAGATCGAGGAAATCAGCGAGTTCGATCCGCTCACCGGCAAGAAGGGGACGAGCCTCGAAAAGGTACGAGTTTACGCGAATTCGCACTACGTCACGCCGGGCCCGACGATGAAACAGGCGATGGAGGCGATCAAACTCGAGCTGCAGGAGCGGCTCAAGGAACTGCACGCGGAAGGCCGCCTGCTCGAAGCGCAGCGGCTCGAACAGCGCACCAATTTCGACCTAGAGATGATTGCCGCCACCGGCTCCTGCGCAGGGATCGAGAACTATAGTCGCTTCCTGACCGGTCGCCTGCCCGGCGAACCGCCGCCAACACTGTTCGAATACCTGCCAGACAATGCGCTGCTATTCGTCGATGAAAGCCACCAGACCGTGCCGCAGGTCGGCGGAATGGCGCGCGGTGACCATCGTCGCAAGCTGACGCTGGCCGAGTATGGCTTCCGCCTGCCCAGTTGCATCGACAACCGCCCGCTGCGCTTCAACGAGTGGGATGCGATGCGCCCGCAGACCATCGCGGTTTCGGCTACGCCCGGCCCGTGGGAGATGGAGCAAACCGGCGGCGTCTTCGCCGAACAGGTCATCCGCCCCACCGGCCTGATCGATCCGCCGGTCGAGATCAAGCCGGTCGAGGACCAGGTCCAGGATTGCATCGAGGAATGCAAGAAGACCGCCGCCAAGGGCTATCGCACGCTGGTCACCACGCTGACCAAGCGCATGGCGGAGGACCTCACCGAATTCATGCACGAAGCGGGCGTTCGGGTGCGCTACATGCATTCCGACGTCGAGACGCTCGAACGCATCGAACTGATCCGCGACCTCCGTCTTGGCGTCTATGACGTGCTGGTCGGCATCAACCTGTTGCGCGAGGGCCTCGACATCCCCGAATGCGGGCTGGTCTGCATCCTCGACGCCGACAAGGAAGGTTTCCTCCGTTCGGAGACCTCGTTGATCCAGACCATCGGCCGCGCGGCGCGCAATGTCGACGGGCGCGTGATCCTCTACGCCGACCGGATCACGGGCAGCATGGAACGCGCCATGGCGGAAACCGATCGTCGCCGCGAAAAGCAGCGCGAATTCAACGAGGCGCACGGCATCACGCCGCAGACGATCAAGCGCCAGATCGCGGATATCGTGGCCCACACCGCGTCGAAGGACAGCGTGACCATCGACACCGGTGACGAAGAGCGCAACAACCTCGTCGGCCACAATCTGCGCGCCTATATCGAGGATCTTGAAAAGCGCATGCGTGCCGCCGCCGCCGATCTCGAGTTCGAGGAAGCCGGACGGTTGCGCGACGAGATCCGCCGTCTGGAGAACGACGAGCTCGGCCTCGGCGAAGCCGAGAAGACCGCCCCTCGCGTTGGCCGCTCGAACGAAGGCAAGCCGGGGACCCGCAAGTTGCGTTATGGCAAAGTGCAGCGGAAGTTCGGCCGATAAGATTCATGCAACGGCGAAAAGGTTACAAAAAAAACCTTTTTTTTATAAAGGATTACATGCGCCCATTTACGCTCTGTTAATCTCCATTTCACTAGAGGGCGGACAGTAACGACAGAGCAGGCAGCTGACGATCGTCATGAAGAAATTCGCAGTCGTCTTGCAAGCTGCAGTCATAATAATCGCACTAACCGGGATGGTGTTCTCACCGCCCGAACGCGGGCCAATGCTGCTGGTTTCTCTCCAGCCGCTCTCTCAAACCGACTTCATCAATCGAGCGCGCACAGCCGGGGCACTGACGTCCGGCCAGCCATACGGTTCGCAGACACTGCTGGTTGTAGCCAACCGGGCATCTGTCCTGATGCCGCTGCTGAATCAGGGCATCCTTGTCCTGCGTGCGCCTGTCGGTTGCGGGGAAGACGCGGAACCGCGCTGATCCACAAAGGGACGCATATGAAGCTGAGCCATGACTTTCACGCAGAAGACATCGATATCAATGGAGAGATAACGGATGGCGACGGTCTCGAAGCCATTCGCCGCAATGGATCGCGCCTGATCACCCGCATCTTCTGGGTCAACATCCTGGTCGTGGCACTTGCCGGCTGGGCAATGTCCTCTCCAAACCTGACAACCGCCATTGTACTTTCGGTAATCGTCGCCGCGATGCCAACGCTGCTGGTCTTCGGGATGAAGAGCTACGATTCCTCCACCCGGCTCGTCATTGGATTGAGCGCGGTCGCCTATCCGGCGATCTTCATTTTCCTGTTGCAGGGCCACGTCTGGCAGATGGACCTGCACATGTACTTCTTCCCTGCGCTCGCCGCGCTGGTGCTACTGTGCGACTCCCGCTCGATCATCGGTGCCTCACTTTTGATCACGGTTCACCATACGATCTTCACCTACATCGCACCGGCATGGGTCTTCTCCGGGAACGGCGATCTGCCGCGCGTTGCCCTGCACGTCGGCCTCATCCTTCTCCAAAGCGGCGTACTGATGTGGATCGTTAGCCAATTGACCGGGGTAATCCTGACCAAGGCGCGCGAAGTGGAGATTTCCGAGAATTTGCGCGCCAGCGAGGCCCTGCGGATGGAAGAGCAGCGGGCCCTCAACGAGGAACGGGAGCGGCATGCCAGCGACAGCGAGAGACGCCAGCAGCTTGCCGCGAGCCTGGACCAGCGGGTCGGCGCGATCGTCACCGATCTGGGTGCCATGACAAGTCAATTGGAAAGCAGCCGCGACATGCTTGCCTCCGCTTTCGAAGAGGCTGTCAGCAAGTCGGGTCGACTGGCCGAGCATCACAAATATGTGCAGCACGACATGCGCGGCCTGGCCCAGGACGTACAGGCGCTGGCAGAAAGCATCGGGCGGGTGGGCACCGAGGTTCGCGACGCGCGCGAGACAGCGCAACAGAGCGCCGACACCTCGGCACAACTCGTACCCAAGGTCGAAGAACTTGCATCGACGATGGATTCGGCGAGTCGGATCATCGGACTGATTGCCGACATCTCGGCACAGAGCCGCATGCTGGCACTCAATGCCACGATCGAAGCAAGCCACGAAGGCAGCAAGGGCTTTGGCGTCGTTGCCATCGAAATGAAGTCACTTGCCGACCAGACATCCAAGGCCGCTTCCGAGATCTCCGATATGCTCGAACTGGTCCGCGGCGCGTCCCAGACAATCGCTTCGGGGATCCGCGACGCAACCAGTGCTTCGCTTGCCACGAGCCGTTCCGCCGATTCCATCGATGCGGTGATCGACCACCAGATCGCCGAAACCGATGGCATGGTTCGCGCAACCAGCAAGGTCGACACGACAGTTCGCGACGCGGCTGATGAAGTGGTGGCGCTGGACAGCGCAATCGCGCAAGTTCGCGATGTGATCGAACAGACCAACATCGTGTCTGCCAGCGTTGGCAAGCGGGCGCAGGAGCTGCGTGAAGCCATGGAGCAGGTTCTCACCGAATTGCGCGCTGCCTAGGTTCAGCGCAGATGGAGTCTCGCCGTTGGTCGAACGCCCAAGCCGTTCGTCCAACGGCGATTGCACCAGCCTCGCAGGACGCCAGTCTCCGCGCCGACAGGGGAGACTCACCATGCGCAACGCCTACCTGACACTGACCGCCACCATCGCGATCGCCGCGATGGTGTCAGTTTCGGCCCATGCCACCGAGCCGGCCGCCAACGAGGCAACGATCACGGCAATCGCCAATTCAGTTGCCACGTCCGACCGGCCCGAGGAAGCTCGCAAGCTCGACGAAGGGCGCAAGCCGGCGGAGGTCCTGGCCTTTCTTGGACTTGAGCAAGGCATGGCCGCCGCCGACCTCATCCCGGGCGAAGGCTATTGGACCGAGATCATGGCCCATGCCGTCGCGCCCGGAGGTTCGGTTACCGCGCTCCAGCCCGAACAGTTCTACAATAGCGAGAAGGACGGCGAGGCTTGGAGCGCCATGGCGCAGCGGGCACCGGGGATCGCCCTGGAGCGCTATCCGTTCGAAGCCTTCGCTTACGCGGCCGATAGCTTCGACTTCGCGATCATGAACCTCAACTACCATGATCTCTATTGGGAATCGGAGCGCTACAAGATCCCCTTGACCGACCCCGACGCCTATGTGCGGGCGCTCTATGTCGCCATGAAGCCGGGCGGAATTGTCGGCGTGATCGACCACGTCGGCGAAGGCAACGACACCCGTGCGCTGGTCGACAAGCTGCACCGCATTGATCCCGCCGTCGTGCGAGCCGACTTCGAGCGTGCAGGCTTCGTGCTCGAGGCCGAAAGCGACCTGCTGGCCAATCCGGACGACGACCACACCAAGGGCGTGTTCGACGCATCGATCCGCGGCAAGACCGACCGCTTCCTGATGAAGTTCCGCAAGCCGCGCTGAGCGCGGCATTGCCTCCCTTGCAGTCCTTGCCATAGGAGAGCGCATGAACGCTCGTATCCTCGCCACGCTCGTCGCCGGAGCGGCGCTTCTCGCCGTTCCCGCCCATGCCGAAGAGAAGACCACGGGTGACAAACCCGCAGCCGCTGCGGACTACCAGCCCAACAGCGCCACGAAGCGATTCACCGGCACCTTTGGCGGGCGCACAGTGAACTATACCGCGACGGTCGCGGAGCAGGTCCTCAAGGACGACAAGGGCACCCCCAAGGCGGCAATCGTGACGACTGCCTATGTCGCGGAACCGCGCGATCCCAGCCGGCCGGTCACGTTCCTGTTCAACGGTGGCCCCGGATCAGCCTCTGTCTGGTTGCAGATGGGTGCCTTCGGACCCAAGCGGGTCGCGATACCATCTGATGCACGCGATGATGGCGCCCCGCCCTATCCGATCCTCGACAACCCGGATTCGCTACTCGACGTCACCGACCTCGTATTCATCGATCCGGTCGGGACCGGTTGGAGCCATGTGATCGGCGATACCGACCCCAAGGACTACTGGGGCGTCTCACAGGATGCCAAATCGGTCGCGCAGGTGATC from Erythrobacter mangrovi encodes:
- the uvrB gene encoding excinuclease ABC subunit UvrB, with amino-acid sequence MAELVIRRGLEEPDTSGAFVPHKPARPDKSMGGRPFKLVSEYTPSGDQPTAITELVAAAREGEQTQVLLGVTGSGKTFTMAKVIEEMQRPALILAPNKILAAQLYGEFKSFFPENAVEYFVSYYDYYQPEAYVPRSDTYIEKESSVNEAIDRMRHSATRALLERDDVIIVASVSCLYGIGSVETYSAMIFDLKQGDTVDQREIIRKLVALQYKRNDAAFARGNFRVRGDSLEIFPSHYEDMAWRVSFFGDEIEEISEFDPLTGKKGTSLEKVRVYANSHYVTPGPTMKQAMEAIKLELQERLKELHAEGRLLEAQRLEQRTNFDLEMIAATGSCAGIENYSRFLTGRLPGEPPPTLFEYLPDNALLFVDESHQTVPQVGGMARGDHRRKLTLAEYGFRLPSCIDNRPLRFNEWDAMRPQTIAVSATPGPWEMEQTGGVFAEQVIRPTGLIDPPVEIKPVEDQVQDCIEECKKTAAKGYRTLVTTLTKRMAEDLTEFMHEAGVRVRYMHSDVETLERIELIRDLRLGVYDVLVGINLLREGLDIPECGLVCILDADKEGFLRSETSLIQTIGRAARNVDGRVILYADRITGSMERAMAETDRRREKQREFNEAHGITPQTIKRQIADIVAHTASKDSVTIDTGDEERNNLVGHNLRAYIEDLEKRMRAAAADLEFEEAGRLRDEIRRLENDELGLGEAEKTAPRVGRSNEGKPGTRKLRYGKVQRKFGR
- a CDS encoding methyl-accepting chemotaxis protein; amino-acid sequence: MKLSHDFHAEDIDINGEITDGDGLEAIRRNGSRLITRIFWVNILVVALAGWAMSSPNLTTAIVLSVIVAAMPTLLVFGMKSYDSSTRLVIGLSAVAYPAIFIFLLQGHVWQMDLHMYFFPALAALVLLCDSRSIIGASLLITVHHTIFTYIAPAWVFSGNGDLPRVALHVGLILLQSGVLMWIVSQLTGVILTKAREVEISENLRASEALRMEEQRALNEERERHASDSERRQQLAASLDQRVGAIVTDLGAMTSQLESSRDMLASAFEEAVSKSGRLAEHHKYVQHDMRGLAQDVQALAESIGRVGTEVRDARETAQQSADTSAQLVPKVEELASTMDSASRIIGLIADISAQSRMLALNATIEASHEGSKGFGVVAIEMKSLADQTSKAASEISDMLELVRGASQTIASGIRDATSASLATSRSADSIDAVIDHQIAETDGMVRATSKVDTTVRDAADEVVALDSAIAQVRDVIEQTNIVSASVGKRAQELREAMEQVLTELRAA
- a CDS encoding class I SAM-dependent methyltransferase, giving the protein MRNAYLTLTATIAIAAMVSVSAHATEPAANEATITAIANSVATSDRPEEARKLDEGRKPAEVLAFLGLEQGMAAADLIPGEGYWTEIMAHAVAPGGSVTALQPEQFYNSEKDGEAWSAMAQRAPGIALERYPFEAFAYAADSFDFAIMNLNYHDLYWESERYKIPLTDPDAYVRALYVAMKPGGIVGVIDHVGEGNDTRALVDKLHRIDPAVVRADFERAGFVLEAESDLLANPDDDHTKGVFDASIRGKTDRFLMKFRKPR